Proteins found in one Schistocerca serialis cubense isolate TAMUIC-IGC-003099 chromosome 5, iqSchSeri2.2, whole genome shotgun sequence genomic segment:
- the LOC126481018 gene encoding PRADC1-like protein isoform X1 produces the protein MMLRNIISQHSVLFFALTVLWPGCLPSVDFFVESTGPLLENLDNFDFDIFFEVIEPEELAYTYKIRPAKDFGIPLNESFAGQGVDLVLVYPATGCGWPSNAEEIEGNVALVERGECSFLSKTIKAEEAGATAVIIADYDEENDGVFIEMIDDKTHREAHIPAAFLLGKNGHVIRRTLERLNRNYAVINIPVNLTFIPLHETNQPPWIRW, from the exons ATGATGCTCCGGAACATTATTTCACAGCATTCTGTGTTGTTTTTTGCGTTAACTGTGCTGTGGCCAGGATGTTTACCAAGTGTTGACTTCTTCG TTGAAAGTACGGGTCCTCTCCTCGAAAATCTCGATAATTTTGACTTTGACATTTTCTTTGAAGTTATTGAACCAGAGGAATTGGCTTATACATACAAAATACGCCCAGCGAAAGATTTTGGCATCCCACTG AATGAATCCTTTGCTGGCCAGGGGGTGGACCTGGTTCTTGTTTATCCAGCTACTGGTTGCGGCTGGCCGTCAAACGCTGAAGAAATAGAAGGAAATGTGGCTTTGGTGGAAAGAGG gGAATGCTCTTTTTTGAGCAAAACTATAAAAGCAGAAGAGGCTGGTGCAACAGCAGTGATTATTGCTGATTATGATGAAGAGAATGATGGTGTTTTTATAGAAATGATTGATGACAAGACACATAGGGAAGCTCATATACCAGCTGCTTTCTTATTAGGAAAAAATGG gCATGTGATACGAAGGACACTTGAACGTCTGAACAGAAATTATGCTGTGATTAATATACCTGTTAATTTAACATTTATTCCGTTACATGAAACAAATCAGCCTCCTTGGATAAGATGGTAG
- the LOC126481018 gene encoding PRADC1-like protein isoform X2: protein MILIPFELHKDQNESFAGQGVDLVLVYPATGCGWPSNAEEIEGNVALVERGECSFLSKTIKAEEAGATAVIIADYDEENDGVFIEMIDDKTHREAHIPAAFLLGKNGHVIRRTLERLNRNYAVINIPVNLTFIPLHETNQPPWIRW from the exons ATGATTTTGATACCATTTGAACTACACAAAGATCAG AATGAATCCTTTGCTGGCCAGGGGGTGGACCTGGTTCTTGTTTATCCAGCTACTGGTTGCGGCTGGCCGTCAAACGCTGAAGAAATAGAAGGAAATGTGGCTTTGGTGGAAAGAGG gGAATGCTCTTTTTTGAGCAAAACTATAAAAGCAGAAGAGGCTGGTGCAACAGCAGTGATTATTGCTGATTATGATGAAGAGAATGATGGTGTTTTTATAGAAATGATTGATGACAAGACACATAGGGAAGCTCATATACCAGCTGCTTTCTTATTAGGAAAAAATGG gCATGTGATACGAAGGACACTTGAACGTCTGAACAGAAATTATGCTGTGATTAATATACCTGTTAATTTAACATTTATTCCGTTACATGAAACAAATCAGCCTCCTTGGATAAGATGGTAG